The Flavobacterium sp. M31R6 nucleotide sequence AAATTAATCACAAAAAATGGTAACTTTACAAACTTATATAAAAAATTAAATGGCGAAAAAGACTATAAACAATGATGTTCTGTTGGCGAACATTATAAAAGGAATAGAAGAAGTAAAAGGAAGTGATATCGATATTTTAGATTTAAGAGAAATAGACACCGCAGTTTGTGACTATTTTGTTATTTGCAATGGTAACTCAAACACTCAAGTGAATGCCATTGTGAACTCTATTCAAAAAACAGTTTCTAAAGATTTAAAAGACAAACCTTGGCATGTTGAAGGTTCTGATGTAGCAGAATGGGTTTTGATGGATTATGTACACATCGTAGTACATGTATTCCAAAAACACATCCGTGAATACTACAACATCGAAAGTCTTTGGGGTGATGCCAAAATCACTAAAATCGAAAACAAATATTAAAGAAATAATCTTCTAATGGCTAAAGATAATAATCCAAATTCAAATAAATTTAAAGTAAGTCCTTGGTTAGTTTACACTGCAATACTATTAATTTTTCTAGGAATAAGTTTTGTAACTGGTGGATCTAGCTTTCAAGAGCCTGCTCAATTAACTTCTTCTAAATTTAATTCTTATTTAGAGAAAGGACAAATCGAAAAAGTAATTGTTTACAATAAAAATGAAGCTGAAGTTTATTTAAATGCGAAAGCTTTAAGTGATCCAGAACATAAAAAAGTATCAAAAGACGTACTGGACAGACCTAACAAAGGTCCTCATTATTCGTTTGACATTGGTAATGACCAAATTTTTCAAACCAAATTAGAAAAAGCAGTTGCTGAAGGAAAATTAAAAGATTTTAATTTTCTGCAAAAAAGCAACTGGACTGATCTTTTTGTAAGTCTGTTGCCAATAATCATCATCATTGGTGTTTGGATTTTTATTATGCGAAAAATGTCCGGTGGCCCAGGTGGCGGAGGCGGTCAAATTTTCAATATTGGAAAATCGAAAGCCAAGCTTTTTGATGAAAAAACAGATATTAAAACTACATTCAAAGATGTAGCAGGTTTAGAAGGTGCTAAAGAAGAGATACAAGAAATTGTAGAATTCCTTAAAAACCCTGAGAAATATACCAATCTAGGAGGTAAAATACCGAAAGGAGCTCTGCTTGTAGGACCTCCGGGAACTGGTAAAACATTATTGGCAAAAGCCGTTGCTGGTGAAGCTCAAGTACCTTTCTTCTCTTTATCTGGTTCAGATTTTGTTGAAATGTTTGTAGGTGTAGGTGCTTCAAGAGTACGTGATCTTTTTAAACAGGCCAAAGAAAAATCTCCGGCAATTATTTTTATCGATGAAATCGATGCTGTAGGTAGAGCTAGAGGAAAAAGCAATATGTCAGGTGGTAATGACGAAAGAGAAAACACATTAAACCAATTATTGACTGAAATGGATGGTTTTGGTACCAATTCAAATGTAATTGTTTTGGCTGCAACAAATAGAGCCGATGTTTTGGACAAGGCCTTAATGCGCGCAGGTCGTTTCGACAGACAAATTTTTGTTGACTTACCGGATATTCGTGAGAGAGCCGAAATATTCTTGGTACACCTTGCACCTTTGAAAAAAATTGAAGGATTGGATACCGACTTTTTAGCTAAACAGACCCCAGGTTTTTCTGGAGCTGATATTGCCAATGTTTGTAATGAAGCTGCATTAATTGCCGCAAGAAACAATAAAGAAGCTGTTGACAAACAAGACTTCTTAGATGCAGTTGACCGTATTGTAGGTGGACTTGAAAAGAAAAACAAAATAATTACTCCAGAAGAAAAAAGAGCCATCGCCATTCACGAAGCTGGACACGCCACAGTTAGCTGGATGCTTGAACATGCTGCCCCATTAATTAAAGTAACTATCGTTCCTCGTGGACAAAGTCTTGGTGCTGCTTGGTATCTACCAGAAGAACGTCTAATTGTTCGTACAGACCAGATGCTAGACGAAATGTGCGCTACAATGGGTGGTAGAGCTGCAGAAAAAGTGACTTTCGACAGAATATCAACAGGCGCTTTAAGTGATTTAGAAAAAGTTACAAAACAAGCTCGTGCTATGGTTACCGTTTACGGATTAAATGATAAAATTGGAAATGTTACCTACTACGATTCAAGCGGACAAAGTGAATACAGTTTTTCTAAACCTTATTCTGATGAAACAGCCAAAGTAATTGACAAAGAAATTTCAGATCTTATCGAAAGCCAATACCAAAGAGCAATAAAGATTTTAGAAGATAATAAAGATAAATTAGAGCAGCTAGCTGCAATCTTAATCGAAAAAGAAGTCATTTTCAAAGACGATTTAGAAACTATTTTTGGAAAAAGAACTTTTGACAAAAACTTAGGTGAAGTAGTATCGTAATTACATAAAAAACACAAATATTTAAAATCTTAATTCAAAACCCTGTTTTGAATTAAGATTTTTTTATCTTTGAACGTTTTCAAGTAACACAAAACGATTATTAACAAATTATGAATCTTTTTAAAAAATTATTTGGTTCTAACGACCCCTCTTCAGATGAAGCTAGAAGCGGCCATTCAAACAGACCAAATCCAGATATTAATTCCCCTTTGGATGAGCAGTTTATCTATAATTTCAAAAAAAATGGGGGTAAATTTTTATACTGTGAAAACTTAAATGAAGTAAAAGAACAATTTGAAAATATACTTGAAGAAAACGATTGGTTTGAAAGTGAAGCTTTATGCTATGAACCTAAATTGCACTTTTTGCTAGATGAAAATAAACTCACTTACGGTCAAAACATAAATCCCAAATTTTTATTGTCGAGCTGTGAAAATCTAGTAGCCGAAGAAGGTTCCATTTTGTTTTCCTCAAATCAAATCAAACAAAAAAAACCTAATGATTTACCCACTAACATCATTATTTTAGCCAATACTAGCCAGATAGTAGAAGGAAAAAGTGATGGCCTTAGTGCTATTAGAAAAAAATACTTGACAGAATACCCAACAAATATCACAACAATAAAATATTTTGAAAAAGCAAAAGAGGAAGATTTTACTCAATACGGAAGCTCAGCCAAAAATTTATATTTATTGCTTTTAGAAGATCTTTAAAATGAATGAAACACTAAAAAGGTCAATATCTGGAGCTATTTACATTTTATTATTAATAGCTTCAATACAATACTCTATAGAAACTTTTTTCATTCTATTTGGAGTTTTTTTATTGATAGCGGTAATGGAATTTTGCAATTTAGTTCACTTAAACAAAATTGCCCCTATTGCAATTGCCCTTATATTTTACTTGTTTTTTTATAAAATTGCTGTAGCTGCAAAGGTAGACGGCATTTTTTATATATTACGCTACAGCAAAAATTTTGATTTGGCTGTACTTTTTTTATCACTAGTTGTTTCCTTAAAATGTATCGTATTTCTATTTGATAATAAAAATTTAAAAGTAGATACTTTTTCAAAATTTGCTTACCTAATTGGATATATTGTCTTACCATTTATTATAATTACAAAAATACCTTTTGGAATAAAAGGCTATAATCCAAACATCCTAATCAGTATTTTTATTTTAATATGGACCAATGACACTTTTGCCTATTTAGTTGGTAAAACTTTTGGTAAGCATAAATTATTTGAAAGAATTTCCCCTAAAAAAACCATCGAAGGCTTTTTGGGTGGAATTGGATTTGCATTAATTGCCAGTTATTTTATATCAAAATATTTTTTGATGCTCCCTGAAAAAAACACTTACATTTGGATCATAATTGCCTTAATAGTAGGTATTTTTGGAACAATAGGGGATTTAGTAGAATCCAAATTCAAACGAATTTCAGAAAAAAAAGATAGTGGAAACATAATGCCTGGCCATGGAGGCATCCTAGATCGACTAGATAGTGTTATCTTTGTAGCACCAATAATATTTTTATTTTATCAAATTTTAAGTTATGTTTCATAAAGAAGGAACTCAAAGTATTTTATTTGGCACTATTTTTACTGCCATCGTTTGTTTAGTATCAGATCGTTTTATTCAAACAGAATGGATTAAAATGACCATTGAAATAGCTGCTCTATTGCTATTAATCATCATTTTGCAATTTTTCAGAAATCCAAAACGAACAGTAGAAATAAATGAGAACCATATTATTGCTCCAGTAGATGGAAAAGTTGTTGTTATAGAAGAGGTATTTGAAACTGAATATTTCAAAGACAAAAGAATTCAGGTTTCTATATTTATGTCTCCTATAAATGTTCACGTTACGCGTTATGCTCTAAGTGGTATTGTAAAATTCAGCAAATACCATCCCGGTAAATTTCTTGTAGCTTGGCATCCAAAAGCAAGTGAAGAAAACGAAAGAACCACAGTTGTTGTTGAAAATAAAACATTTGGTGCGATATTGTATCGTCAAATTGCCGGTGCTTTAGCCAGACGTATTGTAAATTATGCCCAAGAAGGAATGCAAGTAGTACAAGGTACCGATGCTGGTTTTATTAAATTTGGTTCAAGAGTAGATATATTTTTACCAATAGGTACTCCAATTAATGTGGTACTTGACCAAAAAGCAATTGGAGGAAAAACTATAATTGCAATTAAACCTTAATGATTGAAAAAGATTTAGATAAACAATTTCTGGAAGCTGTTGAAATTGCTTCTTTTATGACCCAAGCATCTTTACCACAAGATGTCCAGTTACGTCTTTATGCCTTTTACAAGCATGCGACATTTGACAGAACCAAGTTTACCGTTACGGACAATTCCGACTTAAGAAATGCGTTCAAAACCAATGCTTGGATTCAAATCAGTCATCTAACGC carries:
- the rsfS gene encoding ribosome silencing factor — translated: MAKKTINNDVLLANIIKGIEEVKGSDIDILDLREIDTAVCDYFVICNGNSNTQVNAIVNSIQKTVSKDLKDKPWHVEGSDVAEWVLMDYVHIVVHVFQKHIREYYNIESLWGDAKITKIENKY
- the ftsH gene encoding ATP-dependent zinc metalloprotease FtsH; this translates as MAKDNNPNSNKFKVSPWLVYTAILLIFLGISFVTGGSSFQEPAQLTSSKFNSYLEKGQIEKVIVYNKNEAEVYLNAKALSDPEHKKVSKDVLDRPNKGPHYSFDIGNDQIFQTKLEKAVAEGKLKDFNFLQKSNWTDLFVSLLPIIIIIGVWIFIMRKMSGGPGGGGGQIFNIGKSKAKLFDEKTDIKTTFKDVAGLEGAKEEIQEIVEFLKNPEKYTNLGGKIPKGALLVGPPGTGKTLLAKAVAGEAQVPFFSLSGSDFVEMFVGVGASRVRDLFKQAKEKSPAIIFIDEIDAVGRARGKSNMSGGNDERENTLNQLLTEMDGFGTNSNVIVLAATNRADVLDKALMRAGRFDRQIFVDLPDIRERAEIFLVHLAPLKKIEGLDTDFLAKQTPGFSGADIANVCNEAALIAARNNKEAVDKQDFLDAVDRIVGGLEKKNKIITPEEKRAIAIHEAGHATVSWMLEHAAPLIKVTIVPRGQSLGAAWYLPEERLIVRTDQMLDEMCATMGGRAAEKVTFDRISTGALSDLEKVTKQARAMVTVYGLNDKIGNVTYYDSSGQSEYSFSKPYSDETAKVIDKEISDLIESQYQRAIKILEDNKDKLEQLAAILIEKEVIFKDDLETIFGKRTFDKNLGEVVS
- a CDS encoding LUD domain-containing protein, with translation MNLFKKLFGSNDPSSDEARSGHSNRPNPDINSPLDEQFIYNFKKNGGKFLYCENLNEVKEQFENILEENDWFESEALCYEPKLHFLLDENKLTYGQNINPKFLLSSCENLVAEEGSILFSSNQIKQKKPNDLPTNIIILANTSQIVEGKSDGLSAIRKKYLTEYPTNITTIKYFEKAKEEDFTQYGSSAKNLYLLLLEDL
- a CDS encoding phosphatidate cytidylyltransferase, which gives rise to MNETLKRSISGAIYILLLIASIQYSIETFFILFGVFLLIAVMEFCNLVHLNKIAPIAIALIFYLFFYKIAVAAKVDGIFYILRYSKNFDLAVLFLSLVVSLKCIVFLFDNKNLKVDTFSKFAYLIGYIVLPFIIITKIPFGIKGYNPNILISIFILIWTNDTFAYLVGKTFGKHKLFERISPKKTIEGFLGGIGFALIASYFISKYFLMLPEKNTYIWIIIALIVGIFGTIGDLVESKFKRISEKKDSGNIMPGHGGILDRLDSVIFVAPIIFLFYQILSYVS
- a CDS encoding phosphatidylserine decarboxylase family protein produces the protein MFHKEGTQSILFGTIFTAIVCLVSDRFIQTEWIKMTIEIAALLLLIIILQFFRNPKRTVEINENHIIAPVDGKVVVIEEVFETEYFKDKRIQVSIFMSPINVHVTRYALSGIVKFSKYHPGKFLVAWHPKASEENERTTVVVENKTFGAILYRQIAGALARRIVNYAQEGMQVVQGTDAGFIKFGSRVDIFLPIGTPINVVLDQKAIGGKTIIAIKP
- a CDS encoding acyl-CoA-binding protein; the encoded protein is MIEKDLDKQFLEAVEIASFMTQASLPQDVQLRLYAFYKHATFDRTKFTVTDNSDLRNAFKTNAWIQISHLTQDEAKQQYIELIHSLIK